The following proteins come from a genomic window of Bactrocera tryoni isolate S06 chromosome 1, CSIRO_BtryS06_freeze2, whole genome shotgun sequence:
- the LOC120772995 gene encoding pheromone-binding protein-related protein 6-like: MILTGMRRGQAFHAFLIVALSSSLTLMHVRAQEPRRDDKWPPPAVLKMAKIFHDICVEKTGVTEEAIKEFSDGQIHEDEALKCYMNCLFHEIDVVDDNGDVHLETLFNTVPGTVRNQLINMAKECEHPEGDTLCHKAWWFHQCWKKADPVHYFLP; this comes from the exons ATGATTTTGACTGGCATGCGGCGCGGCCAAGCGTTTCACGCATTCCTAATTGTCGCCCTGTCGTCATCGCTGACTCTGATGCACGTTCGGGCACAGGAACCGCGACGTGACGACAAA tGGCCGCCACCAGCCGTCCTGAAAATGGCCAAAATATTCCACGATATTTGCGTTGAAAAAACTGGGGTCACAGAAG AGGCAATTAAGGAATTTAGTGATGGCCAAATTCACGAAGACGAGGCGCTCAAGTGCTACATGAATTGCTTGTTCCACGAAATCGATGTGGTGGACGATAACGGTGATGTTCATCTAGAGACGCTCTTTAACACCGTACCTGGTACCGTACGCAACCAACTGATAAATATGGCAAAGGAGTGCGAGCATCCAGAAGGCGACACGCTGTGCCACAAAGCATGGTGGTTCCACCAATGTTGGAAGAAGGCCGATCCAGTG caTTATTTCCTGCCATAG